Part of the Streptomyces sp. NBC_00457 genome, CCCGCTCGGCCCTCGCGGACGCCTACACGCGTCTGGCCGAGGTCCTCCCGGGGCTGCCGATCACCCAGCTCGGCGCCGGGGAGCAGGCCCCCCGGGACGGCGGCTGGATCACCGCCGACGCGCTCGCGGAGGGCGGAGCCGGCCTGGACGCGTTCCTGGCCTGGGACGACGCACAGGTCGAGCGTGACCACGGACAGCGCGCGCGACCGGATGTCGTCGCCAGCTTCGGCCTGCACCGGTACGCCTGGCCGGCCTGTCTGCTGATCACCGTGCCGTGGTTCCTGAGCCGCCGGGTGCCGCGCTTCCACGTGACGGACGTCTCGTACGACCGGACGGTCCCGGACCTGGACATCGGCCGCCTCGCCGTCCGCGCCCACAGCTTCGCCTGTCTGCCCGGCGACCCCGCCGCCGTCCTGCCCGGCGCCCGTGTCGTCGCCGACGAGGAGGCGCTGCGCGGCGAGGTGCGGGAGGCCGTCGCCGAGCATCTGGAACCCGTGCTCGCGGCCTTCGGTCCGCGGATGCGGCGGCGCGGGCGGGCGCTGTGGGGCATGGCGACCGACGAGGTCGTCGAGGGGCTCTGGTACGTCGCCGAGGTGATCGGCGAGCAGGAGCGGGCGAGGCGGGAGCTGGAGCTGCTGCTGCCGGGGGCGACCAAGCCGTACGTCGGCTCCGCCGCCTTCCGCGAGCTGACCGGGCCGGCCGGCGAGCCGCTGCCCACCCGGGACCGGGCGAGCTGCTGCATGTTCTACACGCTGGACCCCGAGGACGCCTGCGCCACCTGCCCGCGCACCTGCGACGCGGACCGCGTCGTCAAACTCCTGGCCGAAGCGGCCAGTTGAGGACCTGCGGACTCGACAGCCCCACGGTTACAGGCGATTCACAGTTTCCTCACTTCTCGCAGGAACTTTCCGTCGAACCATCCGTACGGGTAGTCTTATTCGAACTCAACTCTCGCCCCTCACGCGGCAGTTCGAGCAGAACGCCGCCCTGGGCATCCCCTTGCACTTCCTTGGCGGCCTCTTGCCCCGAAACCCCCTGAGGGGCGGTGGAATTGGGCCACCATGGCGGGCGTTACACGCCCTATCCCAATGCAAGGGACCCCAGATGAGATTGACCGACATATCGCTGAACTGGCTGCTTCCGGGCGCCGTACTGCTCCTGGGCATGCTGGCGGCGGTGGCGGTGCTCGCGCGTGGCAAGCGCACCTCGGGGAAGGACGCGAGCGCGGACGACTCGTGGGAGCGCAGCGAGGAGCGCCGCAGGCGCAAGGAGGCCATATACGGCACCGCCTCCTACGTGCTGCTGTTCTGCTGTGCGGCGGTGGCGGCCGCACTCTCCTTCCACGGCCTGGTCGGCTTCGGCCAGCAGAACCTCAACCTGTCCGGCGGCTGGGAGTACCTGGTCCCGTTCGGCCTCGACGGCGCGGCCATGTTCTGCTCGGTGCTCGCGGTGCGCGAGGCCAGC contains:
- a CDS encoding (2Fe-2S)-binding protein, which translates into the protein MPVPRSALADAYTRLAEVLPGLPITQLGAGEQAPRDGGWITADALAEGGAGLDAFLAWDDAQVERDHGQRARPDVVASFGLHRYAWPACLLITVPWFLSRRVPRFHVTDVSYDRTVPDLDIGRLAVRAHSFACLPGDPAAVLPGARVVADEEALRGEVREAVAEHLEPVLAAFGPRMRRRGRALWGMATDEVVEGLWYVAEVIGEQERARRELELLLPGATKPYVGSAAFRELTGPAGEPLPTRDRASCCMFYTLDPEDACATCPRTCDADRVVKLLAEAAS